In Gemmatimonas sp. UBA7669, one genomic interval encodes:
- a CDS encoding Glu/Leu/Phe/Val dehydrogenase produces the protein MAIDLLRLPTDSIVRPDKDRFLNEENPFEAMMSRFDRAAELLDLEPGIYKILRNPEKQLIVSVPVMMDNGDVEVFTGYRVLYNTSRGPAKGGIRFDMNVTLEEVKALAAWMTWKCAVVNLPFGGAKGGVICDPLQMSVGELERVTRRYTKGIISLLGPDTDVPAPDVNTNERVMAWLMDTYSMHVGRTENAVTTGKPVEMGGSLGRKEATGRGCMLVTKEALAHLGMDIKGATVAVQGFGNVGSIAAKLLAEQGAKIVGISDRFGAFHNAAGIDVDAAIKHVQKHRSLEGFTGGDAIDADTLLTLEVDVLVPAALENVITTKNAPKIRAKVICEGANGPTTAAADPILDEKGIFVIPDILANAGGVTVSYFEWVQDRMGYFWSEEDVNSRLGGIMTRSFQDVLQLSKQHRVNMRTAAYMLSISRVATVHRLRGIYA, from the coding sequence ATGGCCATCGACCTCCTCCGCCTGCCGACGGACAGCATCGTCCGCCCGGACAAGGATCGGTTTCTCAACGAAGAAAATCCCTTCGAAGCGATGATGTCCCGCTTCGACCGCGCCGCCGAGCTGCTCGACCTCGAGCCCGGCATTTACAAGATTCTCCGCAACCCGGAAAAGCAGCTCATCGTGTCCGTTCCCGTCATGATGGACAACGGGGACGTGGAGGTGTTCACCGGCTATCGCGTGCTGTACAACACGTCGCGCGGACCCGCCAAGGGCGGTATCCGCTTCGACATGAATGTCACGCTGGAAGAGGTGAAGGCGCTCGCCGCGTGGATGACCTGGAAGTGCGCCGTGGTCAACCTGCCGTTCGGCGGCGCGAAGGGCGGCGTGATCTGCGACCCCTTGCAGATGAGCGTGGGGGAGCTCGAACGCGTGACGCGCCGCTACACCAAGGGCATCATCTCGCTGCTCGGTCCCGATACCGACGTGCCGGCGCCCGACGTGAACACCAACGAACGTGTCATGGCCTGGCTCATGGACACCTACTCCATGCATGTCGGTCGCACGGAAAACGCGGTCACCACGGGCAAGCCCGTCGAGATGGGTGGCTCACTGGGCCGCAAGGAAGCCACGGGCCGTGGCTGCATGCTGGTCACGAAGGAAGCACTCGCGCACCTCGGCATGGACATCAAGGGCGCGACGGTGGCCGTGCAGGGCTTCGGCAACGTGGGCTCCATTGCCGCCAAGCTGCTGGCCGAGCAGGGGGCCAAGATTGTCGGTATCAGCGACCGCTTCGGTGCCTTCCACAACGCCGCAGGCATTGATGTGGACGCGGCCATCAAGCACGTGCAGAAGCATCGGTCGCTCGAAGGGTTCACCGGCGGTGACGCCATCGATGCGGACACGCTGCTCACGCTGGAAGTGGACGTGCTGGTGCCGGCGGCACTCGAGAACGTCATCACCACCAAGAACGCGCCGAAGATTCGCGCGAAGGTCATCTGCGAAGGCGCCAACGGCCCCACCACGGCGGCGGCCGACCCCATTCTCGACGAGAAGGGCATCTTCGTCATCCCCGACATTCTCGCAAATGCGGGTGGCGTGACGGTGTCCTACTTCGAGTGGGTGCAGGATCGCATGGGCTACTTCTGGTCGGAGGAAGATGTGAACTCCCGACTCGGTGGCATCATGACGCGCAGCTTCCAGGACGTGCTGCAGTTGTCCAAGCAGCACCGCGTCAACATGCGTACCGCGGCCTACATGCTGTCCATCAGCCGTGTGGCCACCGTGCACCGGCTGCGCGGGATCTACGCGTAA
- a CDS encoding 23S rRNA (pseudouridine(1915)-N(3))-methyltransferase RlmH, which produces MRVLVCVIGRPRHAGLADAIQDYETRAQRYWPLEVHELREESGRALSPEQVKDREGLRLLERIPGDTLVVACDPGGVSQDSAQFAAWLQQQRESARHVAFMIGGAHGLSEAVRTRASRRLSLAPWTLPHELARLVLAEQLYRAGTIVRGEPYHK; this is translated from the coding sequence ATGCGGGTTCTCGTGTGTGTCATCGGCCGGCCTCGCCATGCGGGGCTGGCCGATGCCATTCAGGACTACGAGACGCGGGCCCAGCGGTATTGGCCGCTCGAGGTGCACGAGCTGCGCGAGGAGTCGGGCCGAGCGCTCAGTCCCGAGCAGGTCAAGGATCGCGAAGGCCTGCGATTGCTCGAACGAATTCCCGGAGACACGCTGGTGGTGGCCTGCGATCCGGGGGGCGTGTCACAGGACTCGGCCCAGTTTGCCGCCTGGTTGCAGCAGCAGCGGGAGAGCGCACGTCACGTGGCCTTCATGATCGGCGGCGCGCACGGGCTGTCTGAGGCGGTCCGAACCAGGGCTTCTCGGCGTCTTTCACTGGCGCCGTGGACGCTTCCTCACGAGCTTGCACGTCTGGTGCTGGCTGAGCAGTTGTACCGCGCCGGAACCATCGTGCGCGGGGAGCCTTATCACAAGTAG
- the bshC gene encoding bacillithiol biosynthesis protein BshC — MIRSTDLTNRPERESEGVSDLEALRQEGLHIRTAALGGSALSRALQTGQVGENWLAPRPRSVAAWRTHATTVRADFPDDAWCRRLAPAFAATGAAAERLQRAAQSGVVVTTGQQPGLFGGPTYTFSKAMGAIALADALEAALGIPVAPVFWAATDDADWMEAAVTWVAGARGLSKAQLAGPATDGVAMADVPLGDISAARAVLGNAFGSAAHGSVIDLIDRSYVPQATMGGAYLQLLRALLEPLGMAVLDAAHPALREVADPLLRRALKQSANILESAQTRARDIERAGYSPQVDVVDGLSLVFRTATASQGGQVQRVRERVPVAEGMQVAREAEVGALGANVLLRPVMERAILPTVCYLAGPGEYAYFAQVSPVAEALEAATPVAAPRWACALVEARSLMQLEQLGLSEEDLLDPHRAEQRVAHAHVDAELADTLERLRITVDAQLRALHDAATGPSTPLAAEVVDGLTRDLTHRIDRFERRVVAGVKRRETELLTQVAAVRASLRPNGQSPERVLNLMPLLVRYGPRVLSGMREAAAAHADALLHGTGADAVESASVRAETAAHS, encoded by the coding sequence GTGATCCGATCCACCGACCTGACCAACCGACCTGAGCGAGAATCCGAAGGCGTGAGCGACCTTGAAGCGTTGAGGCAGGAAGGCCTGCACATCCGCACGGCCGCGTTGGGAGGCAGCGCCCTCTCGCGTGCGTTGCAGACGGGGCAGGTGGGTGAGAACTGGTTGGCGCCGCGTCCACGCTCCGTTGCCGCGTGGCGCACGCACGCCACCACGGTACGGGCCGATTTCCCCGACGACGCGTGGTGTAGACGGCTGGCGCCGGCATTTGCCGCCACCGGTGCGGCGGCCGAGCGTCTGCAGCGCGCCGCCCAATCGGGCGTGGTGGTGACCACTGGGCAGCAGCCGGGACTCTTTGGCGGCCCCACGTACACGTTCAGCAAGGCCATGGGGGCCATTGCCCTCGCGGATGCACTTGAAGCCGCACTGGGCATTCCGGTCGCGCCGGTGTTCTGGGCCGCGACGGATGACGCCGACTGGATGGAAGCGGCAGTGACCTGGGTGGCTGGTGCCCGTGGTCTCTCCAAAGCGCAATTGGCAGGACCGGCCACCGACGGTGTGGCCATGGCTGATGTCCCACTCGGTGACATCAGCGCCGCGCGCGCGGTCCTGGGCAACGCGTTTGGCTCGGCGGCTCACGGGAGTGTGATCGACCTCATCGACCGCAGCTACGTGCCGCAGGCCACGATGGGTGGTGCCTATCTGCAGTTGCTGCGGGCCTTGCTCGAGCCGCTGGGTATGGCGGTACTCGATGCCGCGCATCCCGCCTTGCGTGAAGTGGCCGATCCGCTGCTCCGCCGTGCGCTCAAGCAGAGCGCGAACATCCTGGAGTCGGCACAGACAAGGGCGCGAGACATCGAGCGCGCCGGCTACTCGCCGCAGGTCGATGTGGTGGATGGCTTGTCGCTGGTGTTTCGTACCGCAACGGCCAGTCAGGGCGGACAGGTGCAGCGTGTGCGAGAGCGCGTGCCGGTGGCCGAGGGCATGCAGGTGGCACGTGAGGCGGAAGTCGGGGCGCTCGGCGCCAACGTGCTGCTGCGTCCGGTGATGGAGCGAGCCATACTGCCCACCGTCTGTTATCTCGCGGGTCCTGGGGAGTACGCCTACTTCGCACAGGTCTCACCGGTGGCTGAGGCCCTGGAGGCTGCCACGCCGGTGGCCGCGCCGCGCTGGGCCTGCGCCCTCGTGGAAGCACGCAGCCTGATGCAGCTCGAGCAGCTCGGTCTCAGCGAAGAGGATCTGCTCGATCCGCACCGCGCCGAGCAGCGCGTGGCTCACGCGCATGTGGATGCCGAGTTGGCTGATACGCTCGAGCGCCTGCGCATTACGGTGGATGCGCAACTGCGCGCACTGCACGATGCGGCCACCGGTCCTTCGACACCGTTGGCGGCGGAAGTGGTGGACGGTCTCACGCGTGATCTCACCCATCGCATTGATCGCTTCGAGCGGCGCGTGGTGGCTGGCGTCAAGCGTCGCGAAACGGAACTGCTCACGCAGGTGGCCGCGGTGCGTGCGTCGCTCAGGCCCAACGGGCAGTCCCCGGAGCGCGTGCTCAACCTCATGCCGCTGCTCGTGCGATACGGGCCACGCGTGCTCTCGGGCATGCGCGAAGCGGCAGCGGCTCATGCCGACGCGCTACTGCATGGCACGGGGGCCGACGCGGTGGAATCGGCGTCGGTACGCGCGGAGACTGCCGCGCACTCATGA
- the murJ gene encoding murein biosynthesis integral membrane protein MurJ has protein sequence MTDARPGREDGGRYAMVVAAGILVSRVVGLLRNTVFAHYFGAGLASDAYNAAFKIPNAMRNLLGEGTLSAAFVPVYSAALARGDERGARALANAVLGLLMAVVSALTLLGIVAAPWLTTMLAPGFDADARELTTRLVRILFPMTAVMVLSGWCLGIQNSHKRFFWSYASAAFWSIAQIALLLVWGPRADSAASLAVALAWATLVGALLQVAAQWPEVVRVFGAVRPTLNRQDAGVRQILRHLVPVLTALGVVQLSSFVDLQIASYLPVGATTTMTYANTLALLPVSLFGVSVAAAALPDLSRDSSAMAFDVLRERLRAGWQRILFYVVPSAVAFMVVGDYCVGLLYRSGQFGAVEQHAVHVTLAAYAVGLVSFGSVKLLGSVHYALQDYRTPLRASLLSIVISAAAAASLAYLFRSSTLAVAGIALGSALGSYANLAVQVRGLRARLGPLYTPAMWKGTGRIVVAAVMAALVGAGLRLAQQRYAPGWHPRLAAWPVLGGFALTYLLTAWAFGSREASRWLRLAPRVSPDAAT, from the coding sequence ATGACGGACGCGCGGCCGGGGCGGGAGGACGGCGGCCGGTACGCCATGGTGGTGGCCGCCGGGATCCTGGTCAGCCGAGTCGTGGGTCTGCTGCGCAACACGGTGTTTGCGCACTACTTCGGGGCTGGATTGGCCTCGGATGCCTACAATGCGGCATTCAAGATCCCGAATGCCATGCGCAACCTGCTCGGGGAAGGTACGCTGTCCGCGGCCTTCGTGCCCGTGTACAGCGCGGCTCTGGCGCGTGGCGACGAACGGGGCGCCCGTGCGCTCGCCAATGCCGTGCTGGGTCTCCTCATGGCGGTGGTCAGTGCGCTGACGCTGTTGGGCATCGTGGCCGCCCCATGGCTGACCACGATGCTTGCTCCTGGTTTCGATGCCGATGCACGGGAGCTCACCACCCGGCTCGTACGCATTCTGTTTCCGATGACTGCCGTGATGGTGCTGAGCGGCTGGTGCCTCGGCATTCAGAATTCGCACAAGCGATTCTTCTGGTCGTACGCGAGCGCCGCATTCTGGTCCATCGCGCAGATCGCGCTGCTTCTGGTATGGGGCCCGCGTGCCGACTCGGCGGCTTCTCTTGCCGTCGCGCTGGCCTGGGCCACGTTGGTGGGCGCGCTCTTGCAGGTGGCCGCGCAGTGGCCTGAAGTGGTGCGCGTGTTTGGGGCCGTGCGTCCCACGCTCAATCGACAGGATGCCGGGGTCCGTCAGATTCTGCGGCATCTGGTGCCGGTGCTCACCGCGCTGGGTGTGGTGCAGTTGTCGTCGTTCGTCGACTTGCAGATTGCGTCGTATCTGCCGGTGGGCGCCACGACCACCATGACCTACGCCAATACCCTGGCGCTGCTGCCGGTTTCCCTGTTTGGTGTGTCGGTGGCGGCCGCGGCGCTGCCGGATCTTTCACGCGATTCGTCCGCGATGGCGTTTGATGTGCTGCGCGAGCGGCTGCGTGCAGGGTGGCAGCGCATCCTGTTCTATGTGGTGCCGAGTGCGGTGGCCTTTATGGTGGTGGGCGACTACTGCGTGGGTCTGTTGTATCGCAGCGGACAGTTCGGCGCGGTGGAGCAACACGCTGTACATGTGACACTCGCGGCCTATGCCGTGGGCCTGGTCAGCTTTGGCTCGGTCAAGTTGCTGGGCAGTGTGCACTACGCGCTGCAGGATTATCGCACGCCGCTGCGCGCCTCATTGCTGAGCATCGTGATTTCGGCGGCGGCGGCGGCGTCGCTGGCGTATCTCTTTCGGAGTTCGACGTTGGCGGTGGCGGGTATTGCGCTGGGTTCCGCGCTCGGCTCGTATGCGAATCTTGCCGTGCAGGTGCGCGGGCTGCGTGCGCGACTCGGTCCGCTGTACACGCCGGCCATGTGGAAGGGTACTGGGCGCATTGTGGTGGCCGCGGTGATGGCGGCATTGGTTGGGGCAGGGCTGCGTCTTGCCCAGCAGCGCTATGCGCCGGGCTGGCATCCACGCCTTGCGGCGTGGCCTGTGCTCGGTGGATTTGCGCTGACGTATCTGCTCACGGCGTGGGCGTTCGGTAGCCGCGAGGCTTCTCGGTGGTTGCGTCTCGCCCCACGCGTGTCACCAGACGCGGCGACATGA
- the uvrC gene encoding excinuclease ABC subunit UvrC, which yields MSTLSDRVELPDDEWTRAALARGMPPAVAQKLPHLPDSPGVYLWKDGEGGVLYVGKAKRLRARVRSYWAQDHESSPKTRGLLRKVRDLETIVVPSEAHALILEATLIKEYRPRFNVALRDDKSYPCIKVTVQEPFPRVLVTRRILDDGARYFGPYTDVGAMRRALNVVKRLFTVRSCHYDLPREAPERPCLDYFIKRCKAPCVGYQDQADYRAMIDEVVWFLDGRTSDVVVRVRERMHEAAERLDFERAAELRDALGHLERMEEPTVVLEVEGGDRDVVGYARDGADACVVILRIRGGKLLARDHRLLEHADDEEDQSVLGACLAQWYRTIEGRASEVLVPFEFEDREMLQAALERTAIRVPQRGPRRALVDLADKNAQHLLEEFKLAALEAEERAADPVYELQRELGLPRLPRSFVTFDISHAQGTDVVASAVWFENARPKRSEYRKFKIKTFEGNDDFRSMHEVVTRYFRRRLDEERPLPDLAVIDGGKGQLNAARTAFDELGLTQVGLISLAKRDEEIFLPGKPDPVRLPRRSPALRMLQQARDEAHRFAITFQRQKRAARTITSELLSIPGVGPSKRRALLHVFGSVQGVKDATVEQIAAVPGFGEASARKVLRALGVPDSAPVSAPDPTPSTESNA from the coding sequence ATGAGCACGCTATCCGATCGTGTGGAGCTGCCGGACGACGAGTGGACGCGCGCTGCCCTGGCGCGTGGCATGCCACCGGCGGTCGCGCAGAAACTGCCGCACTTGCCGGACTCCCCGGGTGTGTATCTCTGGAAGGATGGCGAAGGCGGCGTGCTGTATGTGGGCAAGGCCAAGCGCCTGCGCGCGCGTGTGCGCAGTTACTGGGCGCAGGATCATGAGAGCAGCCCCAAAACGCGCGGCTTGCTGCGCAAGGTGCGCGACCTCGAGACCATCGTGGTGCCGTCCGAGGCGCATGCGCTCATTCTCGAGGCCACGCTCATCAAGGAGTACCGCCCGCGCTTCAACGTGGCGTTGCGCGACGACAAGTCGTATCCCTGCATCAAGGTCACGGTGCAGGAACCGTTTCCGCGCGTGCTGGTGACTCGCCGCATTCTCGACGACGGCGCCCGCTACTTCGGGCCCTATACCGATGTCGGCGCCATGCGTCGCGCGCTCAATGTGGTCAAGCGGCTCTTCACGGTGCGCTCCTGTCATTACGACCTGCCGCGTGAAGCGCCCGAGCGACCCTGTCTCGACTACTTCATCAAGCGGTGCAAGGCGCCGTGTGTGGGCTATCAGGATCAGGCCGACTATCGCGCGATGATCGATGAGGTGGTCTGGTTCCTCGACGGGCGGACCAGCGACGTGGTCGTGCGCGTCAGGGAGCGCATGCACGAGGCGGCGGAACGGTTGGACTTTGAACGCGCGGCCGAGTTGCGCGATGCCCTCGGCCATCTCGAGCGGATGGAAGAGCCTACGGTGGTGCTCGAGGTGGAGGGCGGCGACCGCGATGTGGTGGGCTACGCACGCGACGGCGCCGATGCCTGCGTGGTCATCCTGCGCATTCGTGGCGGGAAGCTGCTGGCGCGTGATCATCGGCTGCTCGAGCACGCCGACGATGAGGAGGATCAGTCGGTGCTCGGCGCCTGCCTGGCGCAGTGGTATCGCACCATCGAGGGCCGGGCCAGCGAGGTGCTGGTGCCATTCGAGTTCGAGGATCGCGAGATGCTGCAGGCGGCGCTCGAGCGGACCGCCATTCGTGTCCCGCAGCGTGGACCACGCCGCGCGCTCGTGGACCTTGCCGACAAGAACGCGCAGCATCTGCTGGAAGAGTTCAAGCTTGCGGCCCTCGAAGCCGAAGAGCGGGCGGCCGACCCGGTGTACGAGCTGCAACGCGAACTGGGGTTGCCACGCCTGCCACGCTCCTTCGTGACGTTCGATATCTCCCACGCGCAGGGCACCGACGTGGTGGCCAGTGCGGTGTGGTTCGAGAACGCCCGGCCCAAGCGCAGCGAGTACCGCAAGTTCAAGATCAAGACCTTTGAAGGCAACGACGACTTCCGGTCGATGCATGAAGTGGTGACGCGCTATTTCCGTCGCCGCCTCGACGAGGAGCGGCCCTTGCCCGATCTGGCCGTCATCGATGGCGGCAAGGGGCAGTTGAATGCCGCGCGCACGGCATTCGACGAGCTGGGCCTCACGCAGGTGGGACTCATCAGCCTCGCCAAGCGTGATGAAGAGATCTTCCTGCCGGGCAAACCAGACCCCGTGCGTCTGCCGCGCCGGTCGCCCGCGCTGCGCATGCTGCAGCAGGCGCGCGATGAAGCCCATCGCTTTGCCATTACGTTCCAGCGTCAGAAGCGTGCCGCACGTACCATCACGTCGGAGCTGCTGAGCATCCCGGGCGTCGGCCCCTCAAAGCGCCGCGCACTCCTGCACGTGTTTGGCAGTGTGCAGGGAGTGAAGGACGCGACCGTGGAGCAGATTGCTGCGGTGCCCGGCTTTGGTGAAGCCTCCGCGCGCAAGGTCCTGCGTGCGCTTGGGGTTCCCGACAGCGCGCCGGTGTCAGCTCCCGACCCAACGCCTTCAACCGAATCGAACGCATGA
- a CDS encoding threonine synthase, with translation MTAPHWTLQCSACGSAAPLARAGLCPACSQPLFARYPNVPKSTTLDARWDMWRYRPLMPLAAGESPVTLGEGLTPLIESTSLAADVGVARLWIKDEAQNPTASFKARGMSAAVTRARAEGYPGLVVPTAGNAGAALAAYGAAAGMPVKVFAPRTTPRPILDTIDAFGADLVRIDGHIGDAGKLALAHAAETGFFAISTLREPYRVEGMKTMGFEMAEQLGWRVPDVVVYPTGGGEGTVGIWKALEELAAGGWLASERVQPRYVVAQAAGCAPIARAHAAGLDRAEPWVDPVTYAAGLRVPSPLGDRVLLRILRETNGVSGTAGEEDIREWTRRLAEATGIDAAPEGGCALVVLRDAVRAGRIAADSEVVVYNTGSGASYRA, from the coding sequence ATGACCGCTCCTCACTGGACTCTGCAGTGTTCCGCCTGCGGCAGCGCCGCCCCACTGGCGCGCGCCGGTCTGTGCCCCGCGTGCAGTCAGCCACTGTTCGCCCGCTATCCCAACGTGCCCAAGAGCACGACGCTTGATGCACGGTGGGATATGTGGCGCTACCGTCCGCTCATGCCGCTGGCGGCAGGGGAGTCGCCCGTCACGTTGGGTGAGGGGCTGACGCCGCTCATCGAGTCGACGTCATTGGCCGCCGATGTCGGCGTGGCCCGGTTGTGGATCAAGGACGAGGCACAGAATCCCACGGCCTCGTTCAAGGCCCGCGGCATGAGCGCGGCCGTCACGCGGGCGCGTGCCGAGGGCTATCCCGGTCTGGTGGTGCCGACGGCTGGCAACGCAGGGGCCGCCCTTGCGGCCTATGGTGCCGCCGCCGGCATGCCGGTCAAGGTGTTTGCACCGCGCACCACGCCTCGGCCCATTCTCGACACCATCGACGCCTTCGGTGCCGACCTTGTGCGCATCGATGGCCACATCGGCGACGCCGGCAAGCTGGCGCTGGCCCATGCCGCCGAGACGGGCTTCTTTGCCATCTCCACGCTGCGTGAGCCGTATCGGGTGGAAGGCATGAAGACAATGGGTTTCGAGATGGCCGAGCAGCTGGGCTGGCGTGTGCCGGACGTGGTGGTGTATCCGACAGGCGGCGGCGAGGGCACGGTGGGTATCTGGAAGGCGCTGGAGGAACTGGCCGCCGGTGGCTGGCTCGCGAGCGAGCGCGTGCAGCCGCGATATGTGGTCGCGCAGGCCGCGGGCTGTGCGCCCATCGCACGCGCGCATGCCGCCGGACTCGATCGCGCCGAACCCTGGGTGGATCCGGTCACCTATGCGGCGGGCCTTCGGGTTCCGTCACCGTTGGGTGACCGGGTGCTGCTGCGCATTCTGCGCGAAACGAACGGCGTGTCAGGGACGGCCGGCGAGGAGGACATCCGTGAGTGGACGCGTCGCCTGGCTGAGGCGACTGGTATCGACGCGGCGCCGGAGGGCGGATGTGCCCTCGTGGTGCTCCGGGATGCCGTCCGGGCGGGACGGATCGCCGCCGATTCAGAAGTGGTGGTGTACAACACGGGGAGTGGCGCGTCCTACCGCGCCTGA
- a CDS encoding DUF512 domain-containing protein: protein MVRVTHVEPGSLAESLGLVPGTELLTVNDRPLEDFLDWEFLTAEESFVVSARLPDGGEFVKRVDRGDGRPMGLELAPPTVRRCANRCEFCFIEGLPKGLRKGLYIRDDDYRLSFAYGNFATLSNVKERDIARILEYRLSPLYVSVHATPWEARKVLLNNPRVPNILEQLQRLAEGGIQFHCQMVIVPGLNDGEVLEQSLTDLWNLGQAVLSVAIVPVGLTQFSHLYTGKSMDAANAGALLDRVHAWEERALAERDDRWVFGSDELYLLADVPLPDEEHYGEFAQIENGVGAVTSLRARVRDGLDQLPRLDGKRIGVVTGVSMTPLMPELLEQISAVTGAQFDLITAENSLFGPTTTTAGLLVGADIKRVLAGRHDLDLALIPAECINDNGLFLDEESFVAVRESLPMPVYPSYDFIDALVPEGDAAVRSAA, encoded by the coding sequence ATGGTTCGCGTCACGCACGTCGAGCCGGGCAGCCTCGCCGAGTCCCTCGGTCTGGTGCCTGGCACCGAACTCCTCACGGTCAACGACCGTCCGCTGGAGGATTTTCTCGACTGGGAGTTTCTCACGGCCGAGGAGTCGTTCGTGGTATCCGCACGTTTGCCCGACGGGGGCGAATTCGTAAAGCGCGTCGATCGTGGGGACGGGCGCCCCATGGGCCTCGAGCTGGCGCCGCCCACCGTGCGCCGCTGCGCCAACCGCTGCGAGTTCTGCTTCATCGAAGGACTGCCCAAGGGACTGCGCAAGGGCCTCTACATTCGCGACGACGATTACCGCCTGTCCTTTGCCTACGGCAACTTCGCAACGTTGTCGAATGTGAAGGAACGTGATATCGCGAGGATTCTGGAGTACCGCCTCTCACCCCTGTATGTGTCGGTGCACGCGACGCCGTGGGAAGCCCGCAAGGTGCTGCTCAACAACCCGCGCGTGCCGAACATTCTCGAGCAGTTGCAGCGGCTGGCCGAGGGCGGCATCCAGTTCCACTGCCAGATGGTCATCGTGCCGGGCCTCAACGACGGCGAGGTACTCGAACAGTCGCTGACCGACCTGTGGAATCTGGGTCAGGCGGTGTTGTCGGTGGCCATCGTGCCGGTGGGCCTCACGCAGTTCTCGCATCTCTACACCGGCAAGTCCATGGATGCAGCCAACGCCGGTGCGCTGCTCGACCGGGTGCATGCCTGGGAAGAGCGGGCGCTGGCCGAGCGCGATGATCGCTGGGTGTTTGGCTCCGACGAGCTGTACCTGTTGGCCGATGTCCCGTTGCCGGACGAGGAGCACTACGGCGAGTTCGCGCAGATTGAGAATGGCGTAGGCGCCGTGACCTCACTGCGTGCCCGGGTGCGCGACGGACTCGACCAGCTTCCGCGTCTTGATGGCAAGCGCATTGGTGTGGTGACGGGTGTGTCCATGACGCCGCTCATGCCGGAGCTGCTCGAACAGATCAGCGCCGTGACCGGGGCCCAATTCGATCTGATCACCGCGGAAAACTCACTCTTCGGTCCCACGACCACCACCGCGGGACTGCTGGTTGGCGCTGACATCAAGCGCGTACTGGCAGGGCGCCACGACCTCGATCTTGCACTCATTCCGGCGGAGTGCATCAACGACAACGGACTGTTCCTCGATGAGGAGTCCTTTGTAGCCGTTCGGGAATCGCTTCCCATGCCGGTCTATCCTTCCTACGATTTCATCGATGCGCTCGTCCCAGAAGGGGACGCGGCGGTTCGATCCGCCGCCTGA
- the der gene encoding ribosome biogenesis GTPase Der — MSLPVVALVGRPNVGKSHLFNRVIGEATAIVSEEAGTTRDRHFGEAEWAGHHFWLVDTGGLVEDSDLPMDSAIRQQVMQAIDEADLLLFVVDAKVGVHPSDARIGDLLRNSRKPWLLVANKVDNPDSTDFYEFYRLGVTDVYPVSASNGKGSGDLLDAVVKAIPETADEPSNATRVAVIGRPNVGKSSIVNRLLGEDRLVVSDESGTTRDAIDAPMSYHGQELIFVDTAGLRRQSRIDDGIEFYSSLRTRRAIDSADVCVLVIDATEGLHNQDLKIATMAWEAGRGLILVVNKWDMYEDKTDKSADKFRKDAVEKVPYLNFVPFLFTSALTGQRITKVLDVVLQVQEQRTRRISTSQVNDALEELLARRQPPQAAGREVKLNYATQVEVEPPTIAVFGNHPETIPEHYIRFLHNGFREKWGFLGSPLRVILRRKNS, encoded by the coding sequence ATGAGTTTACCTGTTGTTGCCCTCGTCGGTCGCCCCAATGTGGGCAAGTCGCATTTGTTCAACCGTGTGATTGGTGAGGCCACGGCCATCGTCAGTGAGGAGGCCGGCACCACGCGCGATCGCCACTTTGGTGAAGCCGAGTGGGCGGGGCATCACTTCTGGCTGGTGGACACCGGCGGCCTGGTCGAAGACTCGGATCTGCCCATGGACAGCGCCATTCGTCAGCAGGTCATGCAGGCCATCGATGAAGCCGACCTGCTGCTGTTTGTCGTGGACGCCAAGGTCGGTGTGCATCCCAGCGATGCGCGCATTGGCGACCTGCTGCGCAACTCGCGCAAGCCCTGGCTGCTGGTGGCCAACAAGGTCGACAATCCGGACAGCACGGACTTCTACGAGTTCTACCGTCTGGGCGTGACCGATGTGTATCCGGTGTCCGCGTCCAACGGTAAGGGGTCGGGTGATCTGCTCGACGCCGTGGTGAAAGCCATTCCCGAGACGGCGGACGAGCCGTCGAACGCCACACGTGTGGCCGTCATTGGCCGCCCGAATGTGGGCAAGTCCAGCATCGTGAACCGCCTGCTCGGCGAAGATCGCCTGGTGGTGAGCGACGAGTCGGGCACCACGCGCGACGCCATCGATGCGCCCATGTCGTACCATGGGCAGGAACTGATCTTCGTCGATACGGCGGGCTTGCGTCGGCAGTCGCGCATCGATGACGGCATCGAGTTCTATTCGTCGCTGCGCACGCGCCGCGCCATCGATTCCGCCGATGTGTGCGTGCTGGTCATTGATGCCACGGAAGGCCTGCACAATCAGGATCTCAAGATTGCCACGATGGCCTGGGAGGCCGGTCGCGGCCTGATTCTCGTGGTGAACAAGTGGGACATGTACGAGGACAAGACCGACAAGAGCGCCGACAAGTTCCGCAAGGATGCTGTGGAAAAGGTGCCTTACCTCAATTTTGTGCCGTTCCTCTTCACGTCGGCCTTGACCGGGCAGCGCATTACCAAGGTGCTGGACGTTGTGCTGCAGGTGCAGGAACAGCGCACCCGTCGCATCAGTACCTCGCAGGTGAACGATGCGCTCGAGGAATTGCTGGCCCGTCGCCAGCCGCCGCAGGCTGCGGGTCGCGAAGTGAAGCTCAACTACGCCACGCAGGTGGAAGTCGAGCCGCCTACGATCGCGGTGTTCGGCAATCATCCCGAGACCATTCCCGAGCACTACATCCGCTTCCTGCACAACGGCTTCCGCGAGAAGTGGGGATTCCTCGGGTCGCCGCTGCGCGTCATTCTCCGGAGAAAGAACAGCTGA